The following proteins are co-located in the Pan troglodytes isolate AG18354 chromosome 5, NHGRI_mPanTro3-v2.0_pri, whole genome shotgun sequence genome:
- the BCLAF1 gene encoding bcl-2-associated transcription factor 1 isoform X1, with translation MGRSNSRSHSSRSKSRSQSSSRSRSRSHSRKKRYSSRSRSRTYSRSRSRDRMYSRDYRRDYRNNRGMRRPYGYRGRGRGYYQGGGGRYHRGGYRPVWNRRHSRSPRRGRSRSRSPKRRSVSSQRSRSRSRRSYRSSRSPRSSSSRSSSPYSKSPVSKRRGSQEKQTKKAEGEPQEESPLKSKSQEEPKDTFEHDPSESIDEFNKSSATSGDIWPGLSAYDNSPRSPHSPSPIATPPSQSSSCSDAPMLSTVHSAKNTPSQHSHSIQHSPERSGSGSVGNGSSRYSPSQNSPIHHIPSRRSPAKTIAPQNAPRDESRGRSSFYPDGGDQETAKTGKFLKRFTDEESRVFLLDRGNTRDKEASKEKGSEKGRAEGEWEDQEALDYFSDKESGKQKFNDSEGDDTEETEDYRQFRKSVLADQGKSFATASHRNTEEEGLKYKSKVSLKGNRESDGFREEKNYKLKETGYVVERPSTTKDKHKEEDKNSERITVKKETQSPEQVKSEKLKDLFDYSPPLHKNLDAREKSTFREESPLRIKMIASDSHRPEVKLKMAPVPLDDSNRPASLTKDRLLASTLVHSVKKEQEFRSIFDHIKLPQASKSTSESFIQHIVSLVHHVKEQYFKSAAMTLNERFTSYQKATEEHSTRQKSPEIHRRIDISPSTLRKHTRLAGEERVFKEENQKGDKKLRCDSADLRHDIDRRRKERSKERGDSKGSRESSGSRKQEKTPKDYKEYKSYKDDSKHKREQDHSRSSSSSASPSSPSSREEKESKKEREEEFKTHHEMKEYSGFAGVSRPRGTFFRIRGRGRARGVFAGTNTGPNNSNTTFQKRPKEEEWDPEYTPKSKKYFLHDDRDDGVDYWAKRGRGRGTFQRGRGRFNFKKSGSSPKWTHDKYQGDGIVEDEEETMENNEEKKDRRKEEKE, from the exons ATGGGTCGCTCCAATTCTAGATCACATTCTTCAAGGTCAAAGTCTAGATCACAGTCTAGTTCTCGATCAAGATCAAGATCTCATTCTAGAAAGAAGCGATACAG ttctAGGTCTCGTTCCAGAACATATTCAAGGTCTCGTAGTAGAGATCGTATGTATTCTAGAGATTATCGTCGCGATTACAGAAATAATAGAGGAATGAGACGACCTTATGGGTACAGAGGAAGGGGTAGAGGGTATTATCAAGGAGGAGGAGGTAGATATCATCGAGGTGGTTATAGACCTGTCTGGAATAGAAGGCACTCTAGGAGTCCTAGACGAGGTCGTTCACGTTCCAGGAGTCCAAAAAGAAGATCCGTTTCTTCTCAAAGATCCAGAAGCAGATCTCGCCGGTCATATAGATCTTCTAGGTCTCCAAGATCATCCTCTTCTCGTTCTTCATCCCCATATAGCAAATCTCCTGTTTCTAAAAGACGAGGGTCTcaggaaaaacaaaccaaaaaagctGAAGGGGAACCCCAAGAAGAGAGTCCGTTGAAAAGTAAATCACAGGAGGAACCGAAAGATACATTTGAACATGACCCATCTGAGTCTATCGATGAATTTAATAAGTCATCAGCCACATCCGGTGATATTTGGCCTGGCCTTTCAGCTTATGATAATAGTCCTAGATCACCCCATAGTCCTTCACCTATTGCTACACCACCTAGTCAGAGTTCATCTTGCTCTGATGCTCCCATGCTCAGTACAGTTCACTCTGCAAAAAATACTCCTTCTCAGCATTCACATTCCATTCAGCATAGTCCTGAAAGGTCTGGGTCTGGTTCTGTTGGAAATGGATCTAGTCGATACAGTCCTTCTCAGAATAGTCCAATTCATCACATCCCTTCACGAAGAAGTCCTGCAAAGACAATCGCACCACAGAATGCTCCAAGAGATGAGTCTAGGGGCCGGTCCTCATTTTATCCTGATGGTGGAGATCAGGAAACTGCAAAGACTGGGAAGTtcttaaaaag GTTCACAGATGAAGAGTCTAGAGTATTCCTGCTTGATAGGGGTAATACCAGGGATAAAGAGGCTTCAAAAGAGAAAGGATCAGAGAaagggagggcagagggagaaTGGGAAGATCAGGAAGCTCTAGATTACTTCAGTGATAAAGAGTCTGGAAAACAAAAGTTTAATGATTCAGAAGGGGATGACACAGAGGAGACAGAGGATTATAGACAGTTTAGGAAGTCAGTCCTCGCAGATCAGGGTAAAAGTTTTGCTACTGCATCTCACCGGAATACTGAGGAGGAAGGACTCAAGTACAAGTCCAAAGTTTCACTGAAAGGCAATAGAGAAAGTGATggatttagagaagaaaaaaattataaacttaaaGAGACTGGATATGTAGTGGAAAGGCCTAGCACTACAAAAGATAAGCACaaagaagaagacaaaaattctgaaagaataaCAGTAAAGAAAGAAACTCAGTCACCTGAGCAGGTAAAGTCTGAAAAGCTCAAAGACCTCTTTGATTACAGTCCCCCTCTACACAAGAATCTGGATGCACGAGAAAAGTCTACCTTCAGAGAGGAAAGCCCACTTAGGATCAAAATGATAGCGAGTGATTCTCACCGTCCTGAAGTCAAACTCAAAATGGCACCCGTTCCTCTTGATGATTCTAACAG ACCTGCTTCCTTGACTAAAGACAGGCTGCTTGCTAGTACACTTGTCCATTCTGTCAAGAAGGAGCAAGAATTCCGATCCATCTTTGACCACATTAAGTTGCCACAGGCCAGCAAAAGCACTTCAgagtcatttattcaacacattgTGTCCTTGGTTCATCATGTTAAAG AGCAATACTTCAAGTCAGCTGCAATGACCCTAAACGAGCGGTTCACTTCGTATCAGAAAGCCACTGAAGAACATAGTACTCGGCAAAAGAGCCCTGAAATACACAG gagaattgacatctCACCAAGTACCCTGAGGAAGCATACCCGTTTAGCAGGGGAAGAGAgagtttttaaagaagaaaatcaaaag GGAGATAAAAAATTAAGGTGTGACTCTGCTGACCTTCGGCATGACATTGATCGCcgtagaaaagaaagaagtaaagaacGGGGAGATTCCAAGGGCTCCAGGGAATCCAGTGGAtcaagaaagcaggaaaaaactcCAAAAGATTACAAGGAATACAAATCTTACAAAGATGACAG TAAACATAAAAGAGAGCAAGATCATTCTCGATCTTCATCGTCTTCAGCATCGCCTTCTTCTCCCAGTTCTCGAGAAGAAAAGGAGagtaagaaggaaagagaagaagaatttAAAACTCACCATGAAATGAAAGAATACTCAGGCTTTGCAGGAGTTAGCCGACCACGAGGAACCTTT TTTCGAATTAGAGGCAGAGGAAGAGCCAGAGGAGTTTTTGCTGGGACAAATACTGGTCCAAACAACTCAAATACTACTTTTCAAAAGAGACCGAAGGAAGAGGAATGGGATCCAGAATATACCCCAAAGAGCAAGAAGTACTTCTTG CATGACGACAGAGATGATGGTGTGGATTATTGGGCCAAAAGAGGAAGAGGTCGTGGTACTTTTCAACGTGGCAGAGGGCGCTTTAACTTCAAAAAATCAGGTAGCAGTCCTAAATGGACTCATGACAAATACCAAGGGGATGGGATTGTTGAAGATGAAGAAGAGACCatggaaaataatgaagaaaagaaggacAGACGCAAGGAAGAAAAG gaATAA
- the BCLAF1 gene encoding bcl-2-associated transcription factor 1 isoform X3: MGRSNSRSHSSRSKSRSQSSSRSRSRSHSRKKRYSSRSRSRTYSRSRSRDRMYSRDYRRDYRNNRGMRRPYGYRGRGRGYYQGGGGRYHRGGYRPVWNRRHSRSPRRGRSRSRSPKRRSVSSQRSRSRSRRSYRSSRSPRSSSSRSSSPYSKSPVSKRRGSQEKQTKKAEGEPQEESPLKSKSQEEPKDTFEHDPSESIDEFNKSSATSGDIWPGLSAYDNSPRSPHSPSPIATPPSQSSSCSDAPMLSTVHSAKNTPSQHSHSIQHSPERSGSGSVGNGSSRYSPSQNSPIHHIPSRRSPAKTIAPQNAPRDESRGRSSFYPDGGDQETAKTGKFLKRFTDEESRVFLLDRGNTRDKEASKEKGSEKGRAEGEWEDQEALDYFSDKESGKQKFNDSEGDDTEETEDYRQFRKSVLADQGKSFATASHRNTEEEGLKYKSKVSLKGNRESDGFREEKNYKLKETGYVVERPSTTKDKHKEEDKNSERITVKKETQSPEQVKSEKLKDLFDYSPPLHKNLDAREKSTFREESPLRIKMIASDSHRPEVKLKMAPVPLDDSNRPASLTKDRLLASTLVHSVKKEQEFRSIFDHIKLPQASKSTSESFIQHIVSLVHHVKEQYFKSAAMTLNERFTSYQKATEEHSTRQKSPEIHRRIDISPSTLRKHTRLAGEERVFKEENQKGDKKLRCDSADLRHDIDRRRKERSKERGDSKGSRESSGSRKQEKTPKDYKEYKSYKDDSKHKREQDHSRSSSSSASPSSPSSREEKESKKEREEEFKTHHEMKEYSGFAGVSRPRGTFHDDRDDGVDYWAKRGRGRGTFQRGRGRFNFKKSGSSPKWTHDKYQGDGIVEDEEETMENNEEKKDRRKEEKE, encoded by the exons ATGGGTCGCTCCAATTCTAGATCACATTCTTCAAGGTCAAAGTCTAGATCACAGTCTAGTTCTCGATCAAGATCAAGATCTCATTCTAGAAAGAAGCGATACAG ttctAGGTCTCGTTCCAGAACATATTCAAGGTCTCGTAGTAGAGATCGTATGTATTCTAGAGATTATCGTCGCGATTACAGAAATAATAGAGGAATGAGACGACCTTATGGGTACAGAGGAAGGGGTAGAGGGTATTATCAAGGAGGAGGAGGTAGATATCATCGAGGTGGTTATAGACCTGTCTGGAATAGAAGGCACTCTAGGAGTCCTAGACGAGGTCGTTCACGTTCCAGGAGTCCAAAAAGAAGATCCGTTTCTTCTCAAAGATCCAGAAGCAGATCTCGCCGGTCATATAGATCTTCTAGGTCTCCAAGATCATCCTCTTCTCGTTCTTCATCCCCATATAGCAAATCTCCTGTTTCTAAAAGACGAGGGTCTcaggaaaaacaaaccaaaaaagctGAAGGGGAACCCCAAGAAGAGAGTCCGTTGAAAAGTAAATCACAGGAGGAACCGAAAGATACATTTGAACATGACCCATCTGAGTCTATCGATGAATTTAATAAGTCATCAGCCACATCCGGTGATATTTGGCCTGGCCTTTCAGCTTATGATAATAGTCCTAGATCACCCCATAGTCCTTCACCTATTGCTACACCACCTAGTCAGAGTTCATCTTGCTCTGATGCTCCCATGCTCAGTACAGTTCACTCTGCAAAAAATACTCCTTCTCAGCATTCACATTCCATTCAGCATAGTCCTGAAAGGTCTGGGTCTGGTTCTGTTGGAAATGGATCTAGTCGATACAGTCCTTCTCAGAATAGTCCAATTCATCACATCCCTTCACGAAGAAGTCCTGCAAAGACAATCGCACCACAGAATGCTCCAAGAGATGAGTCTAGGGGCCGGTCCTCATTTTATCCTGATGGTGGAGATCAGGAAACTGCAAAGACTGGGAAGTtcttaaaaag GTTCACAGATGAAGAGTCTAGAGTATTCCTGCTTGATAGGGGTAATACCAGGGATAAAGAGGCTTCAAAAGAGAAAGGATCAGAGAaagggagggcagagggagaaTGGGAAGATCAGGAAGCTCTAGATTACTTCAGTGATAAAGAGTCTGGAAAACAAAAGTTTAATGATTCAGAAGGGGATGACACAGAGGAGACAGAGGATTATAGACAGTTTAGGAAGTCAGTCCTCGCAGATCAGGGTAAAAGTTTTGCTACTGCATCTCACCGGAATACTGAGGAGGAAGGACTCAAGTACAAGTCCAAAGTTTCACTGAAAGGCAATAGAGAAAGTGATggatttagagaagaaaaaaattataaacttaaaGAGACTGGATATGTAGTGGAAAGGCCTAGCACTACAAAAGATAAGCACaaagaagaagacaaaaattctgaaagaataaCAGTAAAGAAAGAAACTCAGTCACCTGAGCAGGTAAAGTCTGAAAAGCTCAAAGACCTCTTTGATTACAGTCCCCCTCTACACAAGAATCTGGATGCACGAGAAAAGTCTACCTTCAGAGAGGAAAGCCCACTTAGGATCAAAATGATAGCGAGTGATTCTCACCGTCCTGAAGTCAAACTCAAAATGGCACCCGTTCCTCTTGATGATTCTAACAG ACCTGCTTCCTTGACTAAAGACAGGCTGCTTGCTAGTACACTTGTCCATTCTGTCAAGAAGGAGCAAGAATTCCGATCCATCTTTGACCACATTAAGTTGCCACAGGCCAGCAAAAGCACTTCAgagtcatttattcaacacattgTGTCCTTGGTTCATCATGTTAAAG AGCAATACTTCAAGTCAGCTGCAATGACCCTAAACGAGCGGTTCACTTCGTATCAGAAAGCCACTGAAGAACATAGTACTCGGCAAAAGAGCCCTGAAATACACAG gagaattgacatctCACCAAGTACCCTGAGGAAGCATACCCGTTTAGCAGGGGAAGAGAgagtttttaaagaagaaaatcaaaag GGAGATAAAAAATTAAGGTGTGACTCTGCTGACCTTCGGCATGACATTGATCGCcgtagaaaagaaagaagtaaagaacGGGGAGATTCCAAGGGCTCCAGGGAATCCAGTGGAtcaagaaagcaggaaaaaactcCAAAAGATTACAAGGAATACAAATCTTACAAAGATGACAG TAAACATAAAAGAGAGCAAGATCATTCTCGATCTTCATCGTCTTCAGCATCGCCTTCTTCTCCCAGTTCTCGAGAAGAAAAGGAGagtaagaaggaaagagaagaagaatttAAAACTCACCATGAAATGAAAGAATACTCAGGCTTTGCAGGAGTTAGCCGACCACGAGGAACCTTT CATGACGACAGAGATGATGGTGTGGATTATTGGGCCAAAAGAGGAAGAGGTCGTGGTACTTTTCAACGTGGCAGAGGGCGCTTTAACTTCAAAAAATCAGGTAGCAGTCCTAAATGGACTCATGACAAATACCAAGGGGATGGGATTGTTGAAGATGAAGAAGAGACCatggaaaataatgaagaaaagaaggacAGACGCAAGGAAGAAAAG gaATAA
- the BCLAF1 gene encoding bcl-2-associated transcription factor 1 isoform X5, producing the protein MGRSNSRSHSSRSKSRSQSSSRSRSRSHSRKKRYSSRSRSRTYSRSRSRDRMYSRDYRRDYRNNRGMRRPYGYRGRGRGYYQGGGGRYHRGGYRPVWNRRHSRSPRRGRSRSRSPKRRSVSSQRSRSRSRRSYRSSRSPRSSSSRSSSPYSKSPVSKRRGSQEKQTKKAEGEPQEESPLKSKSQEEPKDTFEHDPSESIDEFNKSSATSGDIWPGLSAYDNSPRSPHSPSPIATPPSQSSSCSDAPMLSTVHSAKNTPSQHSHSIQHSPERSGSGSVGNGSSRYSPSQNSPIHHIPSRRSPAKTIAPQNAPRDESRGRSSFYPDGGDQETAKTGKFLKSPPLHKNLDAREKSTFREESPLRIKMIASDSHRPEVKLKMAPVPLDDSNRPASLTKDRLLASTLVHSVKKEQEFRSIFDHIKLPQASKSTSESFIQHIVSLVHHVKEQYFKSAAMTLNERFTSYQKATEEHSTRQKSPEIHRRIDISPSTLRKHTRLAGEERVFKEENQKGDKKLRCDSADLRHDIDRRRKERSKERGDSKGSRESSGSRKQEKTPKDYKEYKSYKDDSKHKREQDHSRSSSSSASPSSPSSREEKESKKEREEEFKTHHEMKEYSGFAGVSRPRGTFFRIRGRGRARGVFAGTNTGPNNSNTTFQKRPKEEEWDPEYTPKSKKYFLHDDRDDGVDYWAKRGRGRGTFQRGRGRFNFKKSGSSPKWTHDKYQGDGIVEDEEETMENNEEKKDRRKEEKE; encoded by the exons ATGGGTCGCTCCAATTCTAGATCACATTCTTCAAGGTCAAAGTCTAGATCACAGTCTAGTTCTCGATCAAGATCAAGATCTCATTCTAGAAAGAAGCGATACAG ttctAGGTCTCGTTCCAGAACATATTCAAGGTCTCGTAGTAGAGATCGTATGTATTCTAGAGATTATCGTCGCGATTACAGAAATAATAGAGGAATGAGACGACCTTATGGGTACAGAGGAAGGGGTAGAGGGTATTATCAAGGAGGAGGAGGTAGATATCATCGAGGTGGTTATAGACCTGTCTGGAATAGAAGGCACTCTAGGAGTCCTAGACGAGGTCGTTCACGTTCCAGGAGTCCAAAAAGAAGATCCGTTTCTTCTCAAAGATCCAGAAGCAGATCTCGCCGGTCATATAGATCTTCTAGGTCTCCAAGATCATCCTCTTCTCGTTCTTCATCCCCATATAGCAAATCTCCTGTTTCTAAAAGACGAGGGTCTcaggaaaaacaaaccaaaaaagctGAAGGGGAACCCCAAGAAGAGAGTCCGTTGAAAAGTAAATCACAGGAGGAACCGAAAGATACATTTGAACATGACCCATCTGAGTCTATCGATGAATTTAATAAGTCATCAGCCACATCCGGTGATATTTGGCCTGGCCTTTCAGCTTATGATAATAGTCCTAGATCACCCCATAGTCCTTCACCTATTGCTACACCACCTAGTCAGAGTTCATCTTGCTCTGATGCTCCCATGCTCAGTACAGTTCACTCTGCAAAAAATACTCCTTCTCAGCATTCACATTCCATTCAGCATAGTCCTGAAAGGTCTGGGTCTGGTTCTGTTGGAAATGGATCTAGTCGATACAGTCCTTCTCAGAATAGTCCAATTCATCACATCCCTTCACGAAGAAGTCCTGCAAAGACAATCGCACCACAGAATGCTCCAAGAGATGAGTCTAGGGGCCGGTCCTCATTTTATCCTGATGGTGGAGATCAGGAAACTGCAAAGACTGGGAAGTtcttaaaaag TCCCCCTCTACACAAGAATCTGGATGCACGAGAAAAGTCTACCTTCAGAGAGGAAAGCCCACTTAGGATCAAAATGATAGCGAGTGATTCTCACCGTCCTGAAGTCAAACTCAAAATGGCACCCGTTCCTCTTGATGATTCTAACAG ACCTGCTTCCTTGACTAAAGACAGGCTGCTTGCTAGTACACTTGTCCATTCTGTCAAGAAGGAGCAAGAATTCCGATCCATCTTTGACCACATTAAGTTGCCACAGGCCAGCAAAAGCACTTCAgagtcatttattcaacacattgTGTCCTTGGTTCATCATGTTAAAG AGCAATACTTCAAGTCAGCTGCAATGACCCTAAACGAGCGGTTCACTTCGTATCAGAAAGCCACTGAAGAACATAGTACTCGGCAAAAGAGCCCTGAAATACACAG gagaattgacatctCACCAAGTACCCTGAGGAAGCATACCCGTTTAGCAGGGGAAGAGAgagtttttaaagaagaaaatcaaaag GGAGATAAAAAATTAAGGTGTGACTCTGCTGACCTTCGGCATGACATTGATCGCcgtagaaaagaaagaagtaaagaacGGGGAGATTCCAAGGGCTCCAGGGAATCCAGTGGAtcaagaaagcaggaaaaaactcCAAAAGATTACAAGGAATACAAATCTTACAAAGATGACAG TAAACATAAAAGAGAGCAAGATCATTCTCGATCTTCATCGTCTTCAGCATCGCCTTCTTCTCCCAGTTCTCGAGAAGAAAAGGAGagtaagaaggaaagagaagaagaatttAAAACTCACCATGAAATGAAAGAATACTCAGGCTTTGCAGGAGTTAGCCGACCACGAGGAACCTTT TTTCGAATTAGAGGCAGAGGAAGAGCCAGAGGAGTTTTTGCTGGGACAAATACTGGTCCAAACAACTCAAATACTACTTTTCAAAAGAGACCGAAGGAAGAGGAATGGGATCCAGAATATACCCCAAAGAGCAAGAAGTACTTCTTG CATGACGACAGAGATGATGGTGTGGATTATTGGGCCAAAAGAGGAAGAGGTCGTGGTACTTTTCAACGTGGCAGAGGGCGCTTTAACTTCAAAAAATCAGGTAGCAGTCCTAAATGGACTCATGACAAATACCAAGGGGATGGGATTGTTGAAGATGAAGAAGAGACCatggaaaataatgaagaaaagaaggacAGACGCAAGGAAGAAAAG gaATAA
- the BCLAF1 gene encoding bcl-2-associated transcription factor 1 isoform X6, with the protein MGRSNSRSHSSRSKSRSQSSSRSRSRSHSRKKRYRSRSRTYSRSRSRDRMYSRDYRRDYRNNRGMRRPYGYRGRGRGYYQGGGGRYHRGGYRPVWNRRHSRSPRRGRSRSRSPKRRSVSSQRSRSRSRRSYRSSRSPRSSSSRSSSPYSKSPVSKRRGSQEKQTKKAEGEPQEESPLKSKSQEEPKDTFEHDPSESIDEFNKSSATSGDIWPGLSAYDNSPRSPHSPSPIATPPSQSSSCSDAPMLSTVHSAKNTPSQHSHSIQHSPERSGSGSVGNGSSRYSPSQNSPIHHIPSRRSPAKTIAPQNAPRDESRGRSSFYPDGGDQETAKTGKFLKSPPLHKNLDAREKSTFREESPLRIKMIASDSHRPEVKLKMAPVPLDDSNRPASLTKDRLLASTLVHSVKKEQEFRSIFDHIKLPQASKSTSESFIQHIVSLVHHVKEQYFKSAAMTLNERFTSYQKATEEHSTRQKSPEIHRRIDISPSTLRKHTRLAGEERVFKEENQKGDKKLRCDSADLRHDIDRRRKERSKERGDSKGSRESSGSRKQEKTPKDYKEYKSYKDDSKHKREQDHSRSSSSSASPSSPSSREEKESKKEREEEFKTHHEMKEYSGFAGVSRPRGTFFRIRGRGRARGVFAGTNTGPNNSNTTFQKRPKEEEWDPEYTPKSKKYFLHDDRDDGVDYWAKRGRGRGTFQRGRGRFNFKKSGSSPKWTHDKYQGDGIVEDEEETMENNEEKKDRRKEEKE; encoded by the exons ATGGGTCGCTCCAATTCTAGATCACATTCTTCAAGGTCAAAGTCTAGATCACAGTCTAGTTCTCGATCAAGATCAAGATCTCATTCTAGAAAGAAGCGATACAG GTCTCGTTCCAGAACATATTCAAGGTCTCGTAGTAGAGATCGTATGTATTCTAGAGATTATCGTCGCGATTACAGAAATAATAGAGGAATGAGACGACCTTATGGGTACAGAGGAAGGGGTAGAGGGTATTATCAAGGAGGAGGAGGTAGATATCATCGAGGTGGTTATAGACCTGTCTGGAATAGAAGGCACTCTAGGAGTCCTAGACGAGGTCGTTCACGTTCCAGGAGTCCAAAAAGAAGATCCGTTTCTTCTCAAAGATCCAGAAGCAGATCTCGCCGGTCATATAGATCTTCTAGGTCTCCAAGATCATCCTCTTCTCGTTCTTCATCCCCATATAGCAAATCTCCTGTTTCTAAAAGACGAGGGTCTcaggaaaaacaaaccaaaaaagctGAAGGGGAACCCCAAGAAGAGAGTCCGTTGAAAAGTAAATCACAGGAGGAACCGAAAGATACATTTGAACATGACCCATCTGAGTCTATCGATGAATTTAATAAGTCATCAGCCACATCCGGTGATATTTGGCCTGGCCTTTCAGCTTATGATAATAGTCCTAGATCACCCCATAGTCCTTCACCTATTGCTACACCACCTAGTCAGAGTTCATCTTGCTCTGATGCTCCCATGCTCAGTACAGTTCACTCTGCAAAAAATACTCCTTCTCAGCATTCACATTCCATTCAGCATAGTCCTGAAAGGTCTGGGTCTGGTTCTGTTGGAAATGGATCTAGTCGATACAGTCCTTCTCAGAATAGTCCAATTCATCACATCCCTTCACGAAGAAGTCCTGCAAAGACAATCGCACCACAGAATGCTCCAAGAGATGAGTCTAGGGGCCGGTCCTCATTTTATCCTGATGGTGGAGATCAGGAAACTGCAAAGACTGGGAAGTtcttaaaaag TCCCCCTCTACACAAGAATCTGGATGCACGAGAAAAGTCTACCTTCAGAGAGGAAAGCCCACTTAGGATCAAAATGATAGCGAGTGATTCTCACCGTCCTGAAGTCAAACTCAAAATGGCACCCGTTCCTCTTGATGATTCTAACAG ACCTGCTTCCTTGACTAAAGACAGGCTGCTTGCTAGTACACTTGTCCATTCTGTCAAGAAGGAGCAAGAATTCCGATCCATCTTTGACCACATTAAGTTGCCACAGGCCAGCAAAAGCACTTCAgagtcatttattcaacacattgTGTCCTTGGTTCATCATGTTAAAG AGCAATACTTCAAGTCAGCTGCAATGACCCTAAACGAGCGGTTCACTTCGTATCAGAAAGCCACTGAAGAACATAGTACTCGGCAAAAGAGCCCTGAAATACACAG gagaattgacatctCACCAAGTACCCTGAGGAAGCATACCCGTTTAGCAGGGGAAGAGAgagtttttaaagaagaaaatcaaaag GGAGATAAAAAATTAAGGTGTGACTCTGCTGACCTTCGGCATGACATTGATCGCcgtagaaaagaaagaagtaaagaacGGGGAGATTCCAAGGGCTCCAGGGAATCCAGTGGAtcaagaaagcaggaaaaaactcCAAAAGATTACAAGGAATACAAATCTTACAAAGATGACAG TAAACATAAAAGAGAGCAAGATCATTCTCGATCTTCATCGTCTTCAGCATCGCCTTCTTCTCCCAGTTCTCGAGAAGAAAAGGAGagtaagaaggaaagagaagaagaatttAAAACTCACCATGAAATGAAAGAATACTCAGGCTTTGCAGGAGTTAGCCGACCACGAGGAACCTTT TTTCGAATTAGAGGCAGAGGAAGAGCCAGAGGAGTTTTTGCTGGGACAAATACTGGTCCAAACAACTCAAATACTACTTTTCAAAAGAGACCGAAGGAAGAGGAATGGGATCCAGAATATACCCCAAAGAGCAAGAAGTACTTCTTG CATGACGACAGAGATGATGGTGTGGATTATTGGGCCAAAAGAGGAAGAGGTCGTGGTACTTTTCAACGTGGCAGAGGGCGCTTTAACTTCAAAAAATCAGGTAGCAGTCCTAAATGGACTCATGACAAATACCAAGGGGATGGGATTGTTGAAGATGAAGAAGAGACCatggaaaataatgaagaaaagaaggacAGACGCAAGGAAGAAAAG gaATAA